The Cellulomonas sp. S1-8 genomic sequence CGTGAGGTATCGCGAGCTGACGCACCTGGTGGACGACGTGCTGGGCCCCGTCCAGGGCCGGCTGATGCTCACCGAGCTCGTGCTCGGCGAGCTGGGGGACCGCACGGGCGCGGCGGCGCTCGCGGACGGCGCCGAGCCGCGTGACGTCTGGCACGCCCTGTGCGACGCCCTCGGTGTCCCCGAGGCCGCGCGCTGGGGCAGCGACCCGCACCGCCAGGCCCCGCCGCGGCACGCAGGACGCTGATCGACGGGGTGGGCGAGCGCGTGGGGGCGGGGACGTGACACCGGACGGCACGGCGCGGACGGGGGACGACGCGCGACGTCCGGCGGCCGGCGCGCGGCGGCTGCCGCGGGGGGTCGACGTGACCGACGCGCTGCTCTCGCTCGTGGTGACCGCCCTCGGCCTGGGCGTCGCCGTCGCGGTCGTCGACGGCGTCTCCGCGAGCGCGTGGGGTGTGCTGCTGGCGGCGCTCGCCGTCGCCGTCGGCGACCTGCTCCTGCGGCTGCCGCTGCGGATCCTGGCCGGCGCCGCGGGGGCGGCCGGAGCGCTCCTGGCCGGGCTGGCCGCGCAGGTGCTCGTCGCGTGGGCCGCGCTGAGCGTGGCCCCGGGCGTGACGGTGACGTCCGGCTGGGCGGTGCTGTGGGTGCTGCTGCTCACGTCCGTGGTCATGGCCGCCGGACGCCGGTTGTGGGGCTCGAGCGACAACTCCTACGTCGTGGCCGACGTCGTGCGCCGCGCGCGGCGTCACGCCCGCGCCGCGGGTGCGTCGGGCACGGGACAGCGACCCCCCGGGCTGCTCGTCGTGCAGCTCGACGGCGTCAGCGCGCCCGTGCTGGTCCAGGCGGTCGACGCAGGGCTCGTCCCGACGATGCAGCGGTGGGTCGAGTCCGGGACGCACGTGCTCGACGCGTGGTGGGCGACGGTGCCCTGCACGACGCCCGCCGCGCACGCCGGCCTGCTGCACGGCGCGGCGGACCAGATCCCCGCGTTCCGCTGGTGGGACCGCGACCTGGGCCGTCTCGTCGTGACGAACCACCCGTCCGACGCGGCGCTGGTCGAGGAGCGCCTGAGCGACGGTGCGGGCCTGCTGTCCGGCGGGGGCACGGCGGTCGCGACGATGTTCTCCGGCGACGCCGCGTCGGCGTACGTCGTCATGAGCCGCGGACGCCGGCACGGGCTGGGTCCCGGCCCCGGCTACGCACGCTTCTTCGCGCGGCCGTTCGTGCTCGCGCGCGCCGTGACCGTCACCGTCGGCGAGGGGGTCAAGGAGCTGTACCAGGCCCGGCGCCAGGCGGTGTACGACGTGCGGCCGCGGGTGGCGCGCGGGGGCTGGTACGTGATCCTGCGGGCCGTGACCAACGTGCTCCTGCGCGACCTGGCGACGTCGCTCGTCGCGGACGCGCTCGTGCGCGGGGACCCGACCGTGTTCGTCGACCTCGTCGACTACGACGAGGTCGCGCACCACGCGGGGCCGACGCGGCCCGAGTCCCTGCGCTCGCTCGAGGGCCTCGACCAGGTGCTGCGCGTCCTGGACGAGGTCGCGCGGGTCGCCCCCCGCGACTACGACGTCGTGGTGCTGTCGGACCACGGGCAGACCCTCGGTGCGACCTTCGAGCAGGTCGAGGGCAGGTCCCTGCTGGACACGGTGCGCGCGCTCATGGCGGAGCCGGGGCTGCGCGGCGTCGAGAGTGCCGACGGCGAGGAGTGGGGTCCGCTCAACACGCTGCTCAGCAGCGTCCTGGGCCGCCCCGGGGACCCGGTCGTGCTGGGGCCGGACGCCGCCGCGGACCGGCGCCGGCGGCGCACGCGCCGGGCGGACGGCCAGCCGGGCGGCGGCGAGCGCGGGCGTGCCGCGGACGCCCGTGAGCCCGAGCAGCCCGTGCCCGACGTCGTCGTGGTGGGATCGGGCAACCTCGGGCTCGTGTGGTTCCCGGACGCTCCCGACCGGCTCCTCCTGGAGGACCTGCAGGAGCGCTGGCCGGGCCTGGTCCCGGGACTGGCCGCGCGGCCCGCCGTGGGGGTCGTGGTGGTCGACACGCAGGCCCGTGGCCTCGTCGCCGTCGGTGCCGGGGGGCTGCGCCTGCTGGAGGCCGACGGCGACGTCGTCGAGGGCGACGACCCGCTCGCGCCCTACCCGTCGCGGGCGCGTGCCGACCTCGTGCGCGCGGCCCGGCTGCCGCACACCGGCGACCTGCTGCTCGTGTCCTCCGTCGGGCCGCGGGGCCAGGTGCACGCGTTCGAGGGGCAGGTCGGCTCGCACGGGGGCCTCGGCGGCGACCAGAACCTCGCGTTCCTGCTGCACCCGGCCGACCTCGTGGTCGACGACGCGCGCTGCGAGGACGTCGACGGGCGACGCGTGCTCGTCGGGCCGGACGCCGTGCACGCCCAGCTCGTCGCGTGGCTCGTCGAGCGCGGGGTGCGTGCGGCAGCCGTCGCCGACGTGCGCCCGCGGGAGGACGCGTGAGCGTGCACGCGCGGTGGCTGGGGCACGCGACGGTCGTCCTGGACGTGGGCGGTGTGCGGATCGTGACGGACCCGCTGCTGCGCAGGCACGCGGGGGTGCTGCGGCGGCGCGGCGACCGCGCCCCGCTCCCGTCGGAGTGGCGCGGGGCCGACGCCGCGCTCGTGTCGCACCTGCACCACGACCACGCCGAGCTGGGCTCGCTGCGGATGCTCGGACCGGTGCCGGTGCTCGCGGCGCCGTCGAGCGCGCGCTGGCTCGGCGACCACGGGCTGCACGGCGTCGGTGTGGCGCAGGGGGAGTGGCACACGCTTGCTGCCGGGGACGTGCAGGTGCGCACGGTGCCCGCCGAGCACGGGCACCGGCCCATGCCGCACCGCCCCAACGCCGCGACGGGGTTCGTCGTGCGTGGCGGCGGGCTCACCGTGTGGTTCGCGGGGGACACCGGCCCGTTCCCGGGTCTGGCGCGCGTGCCGGAGCTCGCCGGTGCGCCCGTCGACCTCGCGCTGGTCCCGGTCGGGGGCTGGGGGCCGCGGCTGTCGGGCGGCCACCTCG encodes the following:
- a CDS encoding DUF3046 domain-containing protein, which gives rise to MRYRELTHLVDDVLGPVQGRLMLTELVLGELGDRTGAAALADGAEPRDVWHALCDALGVPEAARWGSDPHRQAPPRHAGR
- a CDS encoding alkaline phosphatase family protein, translated to MTDALLSLVVTALGLGVAVAVVDGVSASAWGVLLAALAVAVGDLLLRLPLRILAGAAGAAGALLAGLAAQVLVAWAALSVAPGVTVTSGWAVLWVLLLTSVVMAAGRRLWGSSDNSYVVADVVRRARRHARAAGASGTGQRPPGLLVVQLDGVSAPVLVQAVDAGLVPTMQRWVESGTHVLDAWWATVPCTTPAAHAGLLHGAADQIPAFRWWDRDLGRLVVTNHPSDAALVEERLSDGAGLLSGGGTAVATMFSGDAASAYVVMSRGRRHGLGPGPGYARFFARPFVLARAVTVTVGEGVKELYQARRQAVYDVRPRVARGGWYVILRAVTNVLLRDLATSLVADALVRGDPTVFVDLVDYDEVAHHAGPTRPESLRSLEGLDQVLRVLDEVARVAPRDYDVVVLSDHGQTLGATFEQVEGRSLLDTVRALMAEPGLRGVESADGEEWGPLNTLLSSVLGRPGDPVVLGPDAAADRRRRRTRRADGQPGGGERGRAADAREPEQPVPDVVVVGSGNLGLVWFPDAPDRLLLEDLQERWPGLVPGLAARPAVGVVVVDTQARGLVAVGAGGLRLLEADGDVVEGDDPLAPYPSRARADLVRAARLPHTGDLLLVSSVGPRGQVHAFEGQVGSHGGLGGDQNLAFLLHPADLVVDDARCEDVDGRRVLVGPDAVHAQLVAWLVERGVRAAAVADVRPREDA
- a CDS encoding MBL fold metallo-hydrolase — translated: MSVHARWLGHATVVLDVGGVRIVTDPLLRRHAGVLRRRGDRAPLPSEWRGADAALVSHLHHDHAELGSLRMLGPVPVLAAPSSARWLGDHGLHGVGVAQGEWHTLAAGDVQVRTVPAEHGHRPMPHRPNAATGFVVRGGGLTVWFAGDTGPFPGLARVPELAGAPVDLALVPVGGWGPRLSGGHLDPVEAARVCALVGARVAVPVHWGTLHAPASRRLPPGWMDRAGRAFEAAVHRVAPHVEPRVLAPGEVTEVTEVTEVDAGRPGRT